The DNA sequence TTGCCCAGCACCCGCTGATCTATCGAGACGGTCAGTCGCGCCAGCGTGGTGTCCGGATAGCCCTCGCCGTACCGCTGCTGGTAGCGCAGCAGCACCCCTTCTGACATCGTCAGCGCGTTCGCCAGGTCACCGGCCTTCCGGCGGGTGACCGCCAGCTGCTGTGTCTGGCTGAGCAGCAGCGCATGGCGTTCGTCCGGCAGCAGGCTACGCACCAGGGTGACCAGGCTCTCCTGATCGGTACGGGCCGCCACGTGATCCCCGAGCTCGCGCCGGTCCAGATTGATGCCGCCCCGGGTGTTCAGGGTTTCCAGATGGTCCGCACCGAGCACTTGGACAAGCTGGGTGTAGGTCCGCTCGTCTAGCTGAAGTGCCCGGCTGAACAGCCCGGACAGCCGGAGGCTGACGGCGAGGTTGTGCGCGGCCCGGAGGGTGAACGGCTCGCCCTCGCCAAAACTGGCACGGGACCGCTCATAGACAGTCAGCGACCGGTCAAGTGCGCCAGAGAAGTCACCGGCCACCCGTAGATCGGCAGCGACCGAGCCGATAGCGTCCAGGGTCTCCTCACGGTCGTCGCCCAGCGCCTGCCGGTAGAGCTGCAAGGTGTCGGCGTTCAGCTCAGCCGCCGCACGGTAGTCACCGACGGTGAAATGCATGTAGCCCAACCAATTTGCCATCCGCAGCGTGTCGAGATGCGACGAACCCTCGACCCGGACCAGCACGTCGTACGCCTGTCGGGCCAGGTCCCGGGCACCCCGGAAGTCACCCCAGCGGGACAGGTACTTCGCCTCGTTGAGCACCAGGTCACGGACGTAGCCGTTCCGACACTGCGACGCATGCGACGCCAGCACGTGCGGGTACAGCTCCGCGTACCGTGGCCAGTGATCCGTCTCGTCGGGAAGGTTAGGGTCATTGGCGGCGAGCAGCAGATGCGCGCTGTGACGCAGCTCATCACGCTCGTCCGGGTCCATCTGGGCCACCAGCACCCGCTGCACCAAGCGGTGCATGTGCAGGGAGTTGGTGCGGTAGTCCACTCTCGCCAGCGAGTAGCGGCCGATGGTCCTCACCGCCTGGTTGAACCGGGTCGCGTTGCGCAGCACCGGGTCGAGGTCCGGATGGATCCCCAGGCCGCGCGCGTTGGACAGCAGGATGCGGCTGATCGGCTCGGGCGCGAAGAATGCGCACACCTGTAGCAGGCGCAACGCCGCAGGCTCCCGTTCCCGGAGCGCGATCAGCGACATACTCCAGGCGGCGGCGACCGCCTCCGGATAGTCCAGCGGTGCGGAGACCGCCGTGCCATCGGCGGCCGCCGTGGTCAGAGCCGGCCGTCCAGCGTCCAAGCGCCGCAGGTACTCGTCGGTCGTCATGCCGGTCTCGGCGACCCAAGCCGCAGCCAGCTCCACGGCGAGCGGAAGGTCGCCCAACGCCTCGGCCAGCCGGTCAGCGTCTCTCTCGGACAGCGCGCGCCCACGTCGCCGCCGCAACAGTAGGATGCTCTCCGCTCGGCTGAACACGTCGACCGGGATCGGGTTGGCCACCTCGCCCCACTCCGGGTTCCGTGACGTCACCATGATCTTGCCCGACTCTCCCGCCGGGAAGAACGGTTGAACGTCGTCGGGATGTACGGCGTTGTCGAACACCAGGAGCCAGGATGGCGACGGATCACCCTGGGTAAGCGCGTCGATGACAGCCGGGACCGCCGAACCCGCCAGCGGCGCGACCGGCAGGTTGAGGCGTTGTGCCAGCTCGACGAGTGCACTGCGGATCTGCGCAGGCCGCTCGGCGGGAATCCACCAAACGATGTCGTAGTCGTTCTGGTAGCGATGCACGTACTCGTTCGCCAGCTGGGATTTCCCCACCCCGCCGAATCCATGGATCGCCTCCGGCAGCACTGCGGTCGTCCCCGAGCTCAGCCGCGAGTGAAGGATGGCGAGCAGCTCGGCTCGGCCGGTGAAATTCGCGTTTCGCGGGGGAATGTTGCTGATGGTGGCGGCACGACGGCTCTCCCGCTCGGCGGACGACTCCACGCCACGGCCGAGATCGGTGTCCCCAGCGCGGTGCTGGTCGGGCCCGAGTAGCTCGTCGAGACGGGAGGCGGGAACGTCGGACCGATCCGACGGCGCCATGGTTACCAGCGTAGGGCGTGGCCCGGGGGCCGCGGGGCGATCAGCGAGAAGACTCCGCAGCCGGGCGGCCGCGACCAGGTGGGGCCCGCTCAACGCCTCGTTGACGGCCAGCTCGACCCGCAGAAACGGGCGGTTGCCCTCGGTTGGGCCGGGATGCTCGGCGGTGGCCGGCGCGGCGATCCGGCGGCTCAGGCCCTGGACGGCTTCCACCTCGGCGTGGAGTTCCGCCTCGACGATTCTGACAACGTCGATCGTCCGGTCGCGGTGCCCGTACTCCAGCAGCCGCTGCCGGACCCCACGGGTGAAATCGAAGGTCACCCTGGCCGGATCGGTGACCTCCTCGTCCGGCACGACAGCGCGGATCAGCCCACTGGTGAGCACCTCCGCCAGCTCTGCCGGGCCGGCTCGCGGCAGCCTCCGCGCGACGGCGAACATGGTACGGACGTTGAGCGGCGCAGCGGCAAGCGCGATCGCGAGCCGGACCGCAGTGGGCGAGGCCATCGCCCGGAACCGGGCTACCGCGTACTCCGCGGAGTGCTGGCCCACGTCGTCGTCCTGTACTGCGGTCATCCGCGGATGGCTGGCCGAGACGAGAATCGCCGGCATCGCCACCACACCAGGCCCGGTCCCCGCGACCAGGTCCGCCCAGCGGCGCACCCACCGGCCGTCGATCTCCAGCACCGGCACCGCGACCGGGTCGGCCAGCCGGGCCGTGTCCGGGTCCGCGGCATCGATCGCGGACCTGCTCCACGCTACTCGCGCGGTCGTGGCCATCTTGGTCGTGCGCAGCCAGGTCCGCCGCGGGTCGAGCGCGGTCTGCGACCACCGCTGCTGCGGTAACGGGTTCAGCAGTGCGACGACCATGCGCGACGACCAGAGCGCGACGGCCGACTGCGCCGCGCCGGTCCACCAGATCTCCGAGTATCCGTCGGTCAGGATCAACACGACGGTACGACCGGTGGGGTCGACGATGTTGGCTGGCGCCATCGTCGCCCGGCCGGAGACAGAGCCGATCCCGATACCGTCACGCCCGTCGGACGCCATGGTCCGCACGCGGATGTCCCGGAACACACCCTGCCGTTCGAGCAACGCGGAGATCGTGGCGACATAGCCGGACCAGATCCACATCGACGGCCCGGTGTCCACCAACAGCACGACACTCCACCGGCGCTCGACTGCGGGACGCATCACCGGCAGCCAGCGGCGGTCGATCACGCCACGTTCCGCTGTCGCCTCCTCGTCGATGACCATGTCCGTGCTGGACGGCACGTCCTGGCGCAGGCTCGCGAAGAAGTCGGCCCGTCCCTGTGTAACTGGAACGGCCGGCTGGTAACGGGTACGCGCCGAAGGCTCAGGCCGCGCCGCCTCAGCGACCCCGGCGTCGATGCCGGCACCGACGCCGGAGTCCGGCACCGACGGCTCCGGGTCTGCCGGGTCGGGCCCGCCGGGCGATGCCGCCGTGTCGGGAACGCCGCCTTCCGCAGCAGCTGCCTGGTCCGCCTCGTCCGGCCCTGCGGCCACTGTCCGCGTGGCTGCCTCGAAGCCGTCACGGCTGGCCAGCCACAGCGCATCCGCGATGTCTGACCAATGTAGTGAAGTCGGGCGCGGCCACTGCGAAGGTTCCATTACACACCCGTCGCGTACAGGTTGCGCCACACCGTGTCGAGCAGCCGGGTCCACTCCGCCTCGTTGCCGGCCGGGCGTGCCCCGGACGCCGCCAGGAAGACGGCGTTGAGGAGTTGGTCCGCCGCGAGCGTACCTTGTTCGCCACGCCGCTCGATGAAAGCCGTGATCAGCTGCCGCGCGTTCTCATCAGTTCTGGGAAAGTGCGCCGACACCAGATCGGCGAGCCGCTTCTCATCCGGGTCCGGCAGGTCGAGCCGGATACAGCGACGCAGGAACGGGGGCGGAAAGTCCCGCTCACCGTTCGACGTGATCACCACGACGGGGAACGCATGGCAGTGGACAATCCCTTCCCGGATGACGGCGCGGTGGCCAGGGTCGGCCGTGTGCACCTCAACCGCCGGCATCCGGTTCCTGGCCCGGATCAGCTCGGGAATCGAGAACATGCCGTCCTCGAAGACGTTCAGCAGGTCGTTCGGCAGATCGATGTCGCTCTTGTCGAGCTCGTCGATGAGCAGGACGCGGGGACGCCGGTACGGCAGCAACGCGGTGCCGAGCGGGCCGAGATGGATGAAGTCGCCGAGAACCGATTCGGGGCCATCCGGCGGCTGCTCACCGGCGGGCCGCTCCGCGGCGGCCTGCGCCCGGCCGATCGCGTCGTAGTCGTACAGGCCGGACTGCAGATTGGACCGGGACGTGATCGGCCAGTGCAGCACCCGGCCCAGCCGGAGATCCCGGGCAAGCTGATAGGCCAGGCTCGACTTGCCGACACCAGGACGCCCGGTGACCAGGAGCGGCCGGTACAGCCGCAGCGCCGTGTTGATCACGTCCAACTGGTCGCGGTCCGGGCGGGCAACGCCGGGGCTGCCCAGCCGGCGTGCGGTCTCGTCCGGGTCGTCTGGTGGATCCGGTAGGTCGGGACCACCGCTGAAAGCGCGCCACTGCGGCGGATCCGGCCAGGCGCCCTCCTCGGCTCCCAGCCGAGGGTGTCCCGATCCGTCGTACAGCCACCACCCCGCAGCCGGAGGCGGATTTTGCTGGTCCTGGTCAGTCATTACGAGCCTCTTTCGGTGCGCTGTCTGGTGGCCAGATACGTCCGGGCTGCCGATCCGGATCGTCCCACAAGATGGAGAATCCGTGCCCGACGTGCTGCTCCCGGTGCGCGGTGTCCTCGGTCCACGCCCGACGCCTCAGCTGGGCCATCCGCACCGGCAACTGCGCCAGCTCGGACTCCGCAGACGTCCCTACGCCCAGCAGCGCCGCCACCAGCGATCGGAGGCTCGAATCAACCACCTGACTCCGGTGCCAGATGAGAATCGGTAGACCGGCGCGGAGCCCGGCGAGCGCCTGGCTCTCACCGGTGCTCCTCGGCGTCGGCGGCTGGTTGAGGACCATGGCCACGATCCCGGCCTCGTCCTTCAGGATCGCCTCGAGCCGGATGTCGTTCTGATCGGGCTCGGCGTAGTAGATCGGGTGTGGGTGCCCGGAGCCGGCGGTCAACTGTCGCCAGCGGGATCGCCACAGGCGGTGCCACTGCCGGGCGTAGAGACGGTCGAGACTCCGGATCACCACCGGATAGTCCATCGCCAGTGGCGTCGGCGACGGCGACGAGAGCTCCTTACGCCAGGCGTCCACCGGCGTGTTGAGCAACTCCCAGGGTAGGACGAACTCGATCGTCACCGGGCCGTCCTTGTCCGCCCAGTCGCTCTCTGTCCGGAGGACGATGCGGTCGACCGCAGCCTCCAGACCGTCCCGCTCGACCCGCTGGTCCTCACCACGGATCGGCTGCCAGACCGGCGACGCCCATTGCCGCCAGTAGGAGACGATGTACGAGTCGTCGTCTCCGCCGTACTTCTCGAACTGAATCACCAGGTAGGCCATGCTGGGCCCCGGTGACGGCTCGGATCGGCGCGTTCGCAGGGCCGTCAACTGCGCTCCCATGCCCCAGTTGTCGGCCAGCGCTGCGGCCAGCGCCTGCAGCCGCGACGCCGCCTCGGGGGGCAGCAACGGTGCCACAGCGTCGAGAAACCGCAGCCAGGGCGGCATGCCATCGACGGCGTTGAGCCCGGACAGATGGGCGAGGACGTGCCACGCTGACGCGCAGTACGGTGGTGGCTCCGGTGATCTGGCCGCCACGAGCAGATGTCGCAGCACCTCACGCCCGCGCAGACGGTGCAACTCCTCCCGCAGCCACCAGACCTCGTGTCCCTCGAAGACCTCGGTCACATGCCACTCATCCACCAGCCGGTACACCTCGGCGACCCGCCGGGTGTTCGGCTCCAGCGCCTCCAGACACTCGGCCAGTGACCGGAGGGCTCCCGGCTGCTCAGCGCACGACTTCACCAGCTCGACCAACTGCAGATGGAGCACCTCGTGCTCGCGCCTGGACGGCGGACCGCCCAGTACGGTGTCGAGTTCCTGCAG is a window from the Solwaraspora sp. WMMD792 genome containing:
- a CDS encoding MoxR family ATPase, which gives rise to MTDQDQQNPPPAAGWWLYDGSGHPRLGAEEGAWPDPPQWRAFSGGPDLPDPPDDPDETARRLGSPGVARPDRDQLDVINTALRLYRPLLVTGRPGVGKSSLAYQLARDLRLGRVLHWPITSRSNLQSGLYDYDAIGRAQAAAERPAGEQPPDGPESVLGDFIHLGPLGTALLPYRRPRVLLIDELDKSDIDLPNDLLNVFEDGMFSIPELIRARNRMPAVEVHTADPGHRAVIREGIVHCHAFPVVVITSNGERDFPPPFLRRCIRLDLPDPDEKRLADLVSAHFPRTDENARQLITAFIERRGEQGTLAADQLLNAVFLAASGARPAGNEAEWTRLLDTVWRNLYATGV
- the fxsT gene encoding FxSxx-COOH system tetratricopeptide repeat protein → MAQPVRDGCVMEPSQWPRPTSLHWSDIADALWLASRDGFEAATRTVAAGPDEADQAAAAEGGVPDTAASPGGPDPADPEPSVPDSGVGAGIDAGVAEAARPEPSARTRYQPAVPVTQGRADFFASLRQDVPSSTDMVIDEEATAERGVIDRRWLPVMRPAVERRWSVVLLVDTGPSMWIWSGYVATISALLERQGVFRDIRVRTMASDGRDGIGIGSVSGRATMAPANIVDPTGRTVVLILTDGYSEIWWTGAAQSAVALWSSRMVVALLNPLPQQRWSQTALDPRRTWLRTTKMATTARVAWSRSAIDAADPDTARLADPVAVPVLEIDGRWVRRWADLVAGTGPGVVAMPAILVSASHPRMTAVQDDDVGQHSAEYAVARFRAMASPTAVRLAIALAAAPLNVRTMFAVARRLPRAGPAELAEVLTSGLIRAVVPDEEVTDPARVTFDFTRGVRQRLLEYGHRDRTIDVVRIVEAELHAEVEAVQGLSRRIAAPATAEHPGPTEGNRPFLRVELAVNEALSGPHLVAAARLRSLLADRPAAPGPRPTLVTMAPSDRSDVPASRLDELLGPDQHRAGDTDLGRGVESSAERESRRAATISNIPPRNANFTGRAELLAILHSRLSSGTTAVLPEAIHGFGGVGKSQLANEYVHRYQNDYDIVWWIPAERPAQIRSALVELAQRLNLPVAPLAGSAVPAVIDALTQGDPSPSWLLVFDNAVHPDDVQPFFPAGESGKIMVTSRNPEWGEVANPIPVDVFSRAESILLLRRRRGRALSERDADRLAEALGDLPLAVELAAAWVAETGMTTDEYLRRLDAGRPALTTAAADGTAVSAPLDYPEAVAAAWSMSLIALREREPAALRLLQVCAFFAPEPISRILLSNARGLGIHPDLDPVLRNATRFNQAVRTIGRYSLARVDYRTNSLHMHRLVQRVLVAQMDPDERDELRHSAHLLLAANDPNLPDETDHWPRYAELYPHVLASHASQCRNGYVRDLVLNEAKYLSRWGDFRGARDLARQAYDVLVRVEGSSHLDTLRMANWLGYMHFTVGDYRAAAELNADTLQLYRQALGDDREETLDAIGSVAADLRVAGDFSGALDRSLTVYERSRASFGEGEPFTLRAAHNLAVSLRLSGLFSRALQLDERTYTQLVQVLGADHLETLNTRGGINLDRRELGDHVAARTDQESLVTLVRSLLPDERHALLLSQTQQLAVTRRKAGDLANALTMSEGVLLRYQQRYGEGYPDTTLARLTVSIDQRVLGNLGAAREAGELAAEQLRQLYGPDHPHTASADVNLAITMRLQGESETVRQLDERSIARLTDRLGPNHQNVLHARINLASAYQAVGEVAQARDLGAIVLRQCRDLLGVNHPTTLACAVNLARDLQRTGRAEDGERLLADTLLRFRAVLGARHPATVSAADGVRANCDIDPLPL